In Amycolatopsis sp. EV170708-02-1, the following are encoded in one genomic region:
- a CDS encoding acetylserotonin O-methyltransferase, with translation MNPIPTDDDKTFVFDLLYGFYRSQALQTFATLGVADELAARPRTAHDLAADLDCDGPTLYRFLRLCTALRLVDSIGDGTFALTGAGALLRSGTDPTMRTVVRFWAGDEQWRAWGALEDAIRSGEPTLEDALGAPIFPWLAEHPERGRVFSEAMAERARMDHPGIVEACDLSGMRTIVDLGGGNGTLLTAFLKANPGLSGELVDTPANVALAETVLSEAGLSDRARLIAGDFFDSVPRDRDAYVLKSVIHDWNDEQSERALKVCRDAMRADSVLYIVDPVIPDEPEGWIASPRAVLSDLNMLVVTGGTERTAGEFEALLRASGFTLDSIRECPRAPGFSVVTACPAG, from the coding sequence GTGAATCCCATCCCCACGGACGACGACAAGACCTTCGTCTTCGACCTGCTCTACGGCTTCTACCGCTCTCAGGCCCTCCAGACCTTCGCGACGCTCGGCGTGGCCGACGAACTCGCCGCGCGTCCGCGCACCGCCCACGACCTGGCCGCCGACCTGGACTGCGACGGCCCGACGCTGTACCGATTCCTCCGGCTGTGCACCGCGCTGCGGCTGGTCGACTCGATCGGCGACGGCACCTTCGCCCTGACCGGGGCGGGCGCACTGCTGCGGTCCGGTACCGACCCGACCATGCGCACTGTGGTCCGGTTCTGGGCAGGCGACGAGCAGTGGCGCGCCTGGGGTGCGCTCGAAGACGCGATCCGCAGCGGCGAACCGACGCTGGAGGACGCACTGGGAGCACCGATCTTCCCGTGGCTGGCCGAGCATCCCGAGCGTGGACGGGTGTTCAGCGAGGCGATGGCCGAGCGGGCCCGGATGGACCATCCCGGCATAGTGGAAGCCTGCGATCTGTCGGGTATGCGCACGATCGTCGACCTCGGCGGCGGCAACGGGACGTTGCTGACCGCTTTCCTGAAGGCGAACCCGGGGCTCAGCGGCGAATTGGTGGACACCCCGGCGAACGTCGCGCTGGCGGAGACCGTGCTGTCGGAAGCGGGTCTCTCCGATCGGGCTCGCCTGATCGCGGGTGACTTCTTCGATTCGGTGCCGCGAGACAGGGACGCGTACGTACTGAAGAGCGTCATCCACGATTGGAACGACGAGCAATCCGAACGGGCGCTCAAGGTGTGCCGGGACGCGATGCGGGCGGATTCGGTGCTGTACATCGTCGATCCGGTGATCCCGGACGAACCGGAAGGCTGGATCGCCTCGCCACGAGCCGTGCTGAGCGACCTGAACATGCTGGTCGTCACCGGCGGGACCGAGCGCACCGCCGGGGAGTTCGAAGCACTGCTGCGCGCATCCGGGTTCACTCTGGACAGCATCCGCGAATGCCCTCGCGCACCCGGATTCAGCGTCGTCACCGCATGTCCCGCTGGTTGA
- a CDS encoding LuxR C-terminal-related transcriptional regulator: MTDLIASTFSSFSEEGHADLWPTAARTDELTAIGTALKNNRSIVLVGAPGVGKSRLLRAALAGQVAGGTVAVATAAMVPDGVPGTSLNAWLDSHDADRVVVGVDDAHLLTGALAERVHYLAAYCGVAVIATVLADSTAPAGISSLWKDRVADRIEVTRFSEAGVGEVLRTRLGRHVDPGTVSRLHYLTGGNARLLSEVVDHDLEQGGLSIADDGAWRWSGLVGDNDRLVDLVWLQLGPLDPVETELVNMLALAGSLEADLPIVADLSAAAESLNHRGIVVTEMIGDVLHLRLAYRVYDTVLAGAMPELTARRLRLRLAEAIEDWHGHRHRDGRAELLRIRVTGDLASDRILAAARLSGARSDVLSSERFARLALQRSADGTAMVEATLLLSRALGEQGRFAEVERMLSAVWAIPVTPELRAELITERTTNLATRLDRVEDARSFVDDELTERPAASGARLHVLRAWIGILADELPAVAAEGSALLARESPGSALTQALAPAVAYACDFTGDTRKAVALLDSCRPAVENWAEPHRYAFDVAYTQVTQLSGGGEGAESLGRLRARPSNDEVGRIAVWGIVLRGHVHRLRGRMSEAIAEFHTARTFARTRDWYSGRSWVLAQLAGTLAESGQLPEASATIAEARSLYERHPLSGIERDGVDLESVVVLAHSGKQAQAIITAREVAKRSQDAGRLAQAILAVHLIARLGEAESVVDQAISLDAAVTTPFSHARAEHVRALASRSEDGLVRVAEEFLELGLLPLAAEAFAQASSLCRDTGHARKARAAGARFREILASYGGTVPPWSGCNRFRGGDPTLTYREREVAQLVAAGLTNRDVASRLVVSVRTVENHLQRAYHKLGIATRSELARSMELPLSSPAS; encoded by the coding sequence ATGACGGATCTCATCGCGAGCACTTTTTCTTCGTTTTCCGAGGAAGGTCACGCGGATCTCTGGCCGACGGCGGCACGCACCGACGAGCTGACCGCCATCGGCACCGCGTTGAAGAACAACCGGAGCATCGTGCTGGTCGGCGCGCCCGGTGTCGGCAAGAGCAGGCTGCTGCGAGCGGCACTGGCGGGTCAGGTCGCCGGCGGCACCGTGGCGGTGGCGACCGCCGCGATGGTGCCCGACGGCGTTCCCGGGACGTCGTTGAACGCGTGGCTGGATTCCCACGACGCCGACCGGGTCGTGGTGGGCGTCGACGACGCCCACCTGCTGACCGGCGCGCTGGCCGAGCGAGTCCATTACCTGGCCGCGTATTGCGGGGTGGCGGTGATCGCCACCGTGCTGGCCGATTCGACGGCACCGGCCGGGATCAGCTCACTGTGGAAGGACCGGGTCGCCGACCGGATCGAGGTGACCCGGTTCTCCGAAGCTGGCGTCGGCGAGGTGCTCCGGACCCGCCTCGGCAGGCACGTCGACCCCGGCACGGTTTCCCGGCTCCACTATCTCACCGGCGGAAACGCCCGGTTGCTGAGCGAGGTGGTCGACCACGACCTGGAACAGGGCGGGCTGAGCATCGCCGACGACGGCGCCTGGCGCTGGTCCGGTCTGGTCGGCGACAACGACCGGCTGGTGGACCTGGTCTGGCTGCAGCTGGGTCCCCTCGATCCCGTCGAGACGGAATTGGTGAACATGCTGGCGCTGGCGGGTTCGCTCGAGGCGGACCTGCCGATCGTCGCCGACTTGTCCGCGGCGGCGGAATCCCTCAACCATCGGGGAATCGTCGTGACGGAGATGATCGGCGACGTGCTGCACCTGAGGCTGGCGTACCGGGTTTACGACACGGTGCTGGCCGGAGCGATGCCCGAGCTGACCGCTCGGCGGCTCCGGTTACGGCTGGCCGAGGCGATCGAAGACTGGCACGGGCACCGCCATCGTGACGGCCGCGCCGAACTACTGCGGATCAGGGTCACCGGTGACCTCGCGTCGGACCGGATCCTGGCGGCGGCGCGGCTCAGCGGCGCACGCTCGGATGTCCTTTCGTCAGAACGCTTCGCGCGGTTGGCCCTGCAGAGATCCGCGGACGGCACGGCCATGGTCGAAGCGACGCTGCTGCTGAGCCGGGCGCTGGGCGAGCAGGGCAGGTTCGCCGAGGTGGAAAGGATGCTGTCGGCGGTCTGGGCCATCCCGGTGACACCCGAGCTGCGGGCCGAGCTGATCACCGAGCGGACGACCAATCTGGCCACCCGGCTGGACCGCGTCGAGGACGCGAGATCCTTCGTGGACGACGAGCTGACCGAACGCCCCGCGGCTTCGGGCGCCCGGCTCCACGTCCTGCGGGCATGGATCGGCATCCTCGCCGACGAACTGCCCGCGGTGGCCGCGGAGGGTTCGGCGTTGCTGGCCCGCGAGTCGCCGGGGTCCGCGCTCACTCAAGCGCTCGCCCCGGCCGTCGCCTACGCGTGCGACTTCACCGGCGACACCCGCAAGGCGGTGGCCCTGCTGGATTCCTGTCGTCCGGCAGTGGAGAACTGGGCGGAACCACACCGGTACGCGTTCGACGTCGCGTACACCCAGGTGACCCAGCTGTCCGGCGGCGGGGAGGGCGCGGAGAGCCTCGGCCGGCTCCGTGCCCGGCCGTCGAACGACGAGGTCGGCCGGATCGCCGTCTGGGGAATCGTCCTGCGCGGCCATGTCCACCGCCTCCGCGGCCGGATGTCGGAGGCGATCGCCGAATTCCACACCGCCCGCACCTTCGCCCGGACGAGAGACTGGTACTCCGGCCGATCCTGGGTGCTGGCCCAGCTGGCCGGAACACTGGCCGAAAGCGGACAGCTGCCCGAAGCGTCGGCCACGATCGCCGAAGCACGCTCGCTGTACGAGCGGCACCCGTTGTCCGGCATCGAGCGTGACGGGGTGGATCTGGAAAGCGTGGTGGTACTGGCGCACAGCGGGAAGCAGGCACAGGCGATCATCACCGCCCGGGAAGTGGCGAAACGCAGCCAAGACGCCGGACGGCTGGCACAAGCCATCCTCGCGGTGCACCTGATCGCCAGGCTCGGCGAGGCGGAGTCCGTCGTGGACCAGGCGATTTCACTCGACGCCGCGGTGACGACGCCGTTTTCCCACGCCCGGGCCGAACACGTACGGGCACTCGCCTCCCGTAGCGAGGACGGGCTCGTTCGAGTGGCGGAAGAATTTCTGGAACTGGGCCTGCTTCCGCTCGCCGCGGAGGCTTTCGCGCAGGCGAGCTCCCTGTGCCGCGACACCGGTCATGCTCGCAAGGCACGGGCGGCCGGTGCGCGGTTCCGGGAGATACTGGCCTCATATGGCGGCACGGTGCCACCGTGGAGCGGCTGCAACCGGTTCCGCGGCGGCGATCCGACGTTGACCTACCGCGAGCGCGAAGTCGCCCAACTGGTGGCGGCGGGACTGACCAACCGGGACGTGGCGAGCCGGTTGGTGGTTTCGGTGCGTACCGTGGAGAACCATCTGCAGCGCGCCTATCACAAGCTGGGCATCGCGACCAGATCCGAACTGGCCCGCTCGATGGAACTCCCGCTTTCCAGCCCGGCCAGCTGA
- a CDS encoding 3-deoxy-7-phosphoheptulonate synthase class II has translation MSFAFDLTDPQLWRTLPAAQQPAWPDRGELAAVTARLQLALPLVFPAECDRLTRRLAAVANGDAFLLQAGDCAESFYATSANSAQNTVATMRQMAVVLGYALSSPVVLLARMAGQYAKPRSAPTETRGGLELPVYRGDAVNGSEFDAAARTPDPHRMLQAYHASATGLNVVRELNSGRYTSLRQLQAANERFVSTRAHHRPVSDAIGRAIAFLSATLDLPDVEPGPVFVSHEGLLLDYESALTRVDAVSGRSYATSGHLLWIGERTRAVDGAHVEFFRTLANPIAVKVGPGMTPDELSALIDRLDPDGIPGRLTLITRMGADRIRDVLPALVESVRADGRTVGWVCDPMHGNTLRAPSGHKIRRLGDIVREVKGFFEVHRAFGTHPGGIHVELTGDDVTECVGAGVSPAEVPSRYQSVCDPRLSRDQALDLAFQLAGLESGSSIERASSDLVAMPSL, from the coding sequence ATGAGTTTCGCCTTCGACCTCACCGATCCGCAGCTGTGGCGAACGCTGCCCGCGGCGCAGCAGCCCGCCTGGCCGGATCGCGGTGAACTGGCGGCCGTGACGGCCCGGTTGCAACTGGCCCTGCCCCTGGTGTTCCCCGCCGAATGCGATCGGCTCACCCGGCGGCTGGCCGCCGTGGCGAACGGCGACGCCTTCCTGCTGCAGGCAGGCGACTGCGCCGAGTCCTTCTACGCCACCTCCGCCAATTCCGCGCAGAACACCGTCGCGACGATGCGGCAGATGGCCGTGGTGCTCGGTTACGCGTTGTCCTCGCCGGTCGTCCTGCTGGCCAGGATGGCCGGGCAGTACGCGAAACCCCGGTCCGCGCCGACCGAGACCCGTGGCGGACTGGAACTTCCGGTGTATCGCGGCGACGCCGTCAACGGTTCGGAATTCGACGCGGCCGCGCGGACGCCGGATCCGCATCGGATGCTCCAGGCCTATCACGCGAGCGCGACCGGCTTGAACGTCGTCCGGGAGCTCAACAGCGGCCGCTACACCAGCCTCCGTCAGCTCCAGGCCGCCAACGAACGGTTCGTTTCGACACGAGCGCACCACCGGCCGGTGTCCGACGCCATCGGGCGTGCCATCGCTTTCCTGTCCGCGACACTCGACCTGCCGGACGTGGAGCCCGGGCCGGTTTTCGTTTCGCACGAGGGACTGCTGCTGGACTACGAGTCCGCGCTGACGCGGGTCGACGCGGTGAGCGGCCGTTCGTACGCGACGTCCGGCCACCTGCTTTGGATCGGCGAGCGTACCCGCGCCGTGGACGGCGCGCACGTGGAGTTCTTTCGCACGCTCGCCAACCCGATCGCGGTGAAGGTCGGCCCGGGGATGACCCCGGACGAGCTGTCGGCCTTGATCGACCGGCTCGATCCGGACGGCATCCCGGGCCGCCTCACCCTGATCACCAGAATGGGCGCGGACCGGATCAGGGATGTCCTTCCCGCGCTGGTGGAATCCGTCCGTGCCGACGGGAGAACCGTCGGCTGGGTCTGCGATCCCATGCATGGCAACACCCTCCGCGCTCCCTCCGGGCACAAGATCCGCAGGCTCGGCGACATCGTGCGGGAGGTGAAGGGATTCTTCGAAGTGCACCGGGCTTTCGGGACCCATCCCGGGGGAATCCACGTCGAGCTGACCGGCGACGACGTGACCGAATGCGTGGGCGCGGGTGTCTCTCCGGCCGAGGTCCCGTCCCGCTACCAGTCCGTCTGCGACCCTCGGCTGAGCCGCGACCAAGCGCTCGATCTCGCATTTCAGCTGGCCGGGCTGGAAAGCGGGAGTTCCATCGAGCGGGCCAGTTCGGATCTGGTCGCGATGCCCAGCTTGTGA
- a CDS encoding anthranilate synthase family protein, producing the protein MTATLDELLRTGRPFALLHRPETGLRGRLELLTGTITEPGGTADLPLAERGPDTHSLLAILPFRLIGERGYDHHDDGTPILAISVTEQSEIPAGEVVRAAGRTPIAVDGGRFDPDDDTYEDIVRRVVAHEIGQGTGSNFVIKRAFHTEIPDWSPYTALAFYGRLLAVESGAYWTFLIHTGDRTFVGASPERHVSLDGGTAVMNPISGTYRYPPGGPTLDGVLDFLADGKETNELYMVVDEELKMMSRICTDIRVHGPRLKEMARLAHTEYFIAGNTSHDFRDVLAGTLFAPTVTGSPLESACRVITRFEPAGRGYYAGAAVLVGTDLDGHRRMDSAILIRTADIDRDGRLSIGVGSTLVRDSDPGAETAETAAKVDALLAALRSGERRPRPIPEPGPASSPEVKRALASRNDPLSGFWLGDRDETAAYEGHRLLIIDAEDAFTAMGGQLLRALGFEVTVRRFDQPYDLSGYDLVVVGPGPGDPRATADPKIVHLRRVTEDLLAGDQPFLSICLSHQVLSSALGLPLIRRPDPNQGVRRRIDLFGRDESVFFYNTFTAHTRGEPMTARGRQVEICHDAGTGEVHALRGNGFASVQFHPASVMTRDGQGIVERMVAVALRELDTVS; encoded by the coding sequence ATGACGGCCACGCTGGACGAACTCCTGCGGACCGGGCGTCCGTTCGCGTTGCTGCACCGACCGGAGACGGGGCTACGAGGCAGGCTCGAATTGCTCACCGGAACGATCACGGAACCGGGCGGCACCGCCGACCTGCCCTTGGCCGAGCGCGGCCCGGACACCCATTCGCTGCTGGCGATCCTGCCTTTCCGGCTGATCGGGGAGCGGGGCTACGACCATCACGACGACGGCACGCCGATACTGGCGATCAGCGTCACCGAGCAGTCGGAGATCCCGGCAGGCGAGGTCGTGCGGGCGGCGGGCCGGACTCCGATCGCCGTCGACGGCGGCAGATTCGACCCGGACGACGACACCTACGAGGACATCGTGCGGCGAGTGGTGGCGCACGAGATCGGCCAGGGCACCGGATCGAACTTCGTGATCAAACGGGCCTTCCACACCGAAATCCCGGATTGGTCACCGTATACCGCTCTCGCCTTCTACGGGCGGCTGCTCGCCGTCGAATCCGGCGCGTACTGGACCTTCCTGATCCACACCGGCGATCGCACCTTCGTCGGGGCCAGCCCGGAGCGGCATGTCAGCCTCGACGGCGGAACCGCGGTGATGAACCCGATCAGCGGAACGTACCGGTACCCGCCCGGCGGGCCGACCCTCGACGGGGTGCTGGACTTCCTCGCCGACGGCAAGGAGACCAACGAGCTGTACATGGTGGTCGACGAGGAATTGAAGATGATGAGCCGGATCTGCACGGATATCCGGGTGCACGGTCCCCGGCTCAAGGAAATGGCCAGGCTCGCCCACACCGAGTACTTCATCGCCGGGAACACGAGCCACGACTTCCGCGACGTCCTCGCCGGCACGCTGTTCGCGCCGACGGTGACCGGAAGCCCGTTGGAGAGCGCCTGCCGGGTGATCACCCGGTTCGAGCCGGCAGGGCGCGGTTACTACGCCGGCGCGGCCGTGCTGGTGGGCACCGACCTCGACGGCCACAGACGGATGGATTCCGCCATCCTCATCCGGACCGCGGACATCGACCGGGACGGCAGGCTGAGCATCGGGGTCGGTTCCACCCTGGTCCGGGATTCCGATCCCGGGGCGGAGACCGCGGAGACCGCGGCGAAGGTGGACGCGCTGCTGGCCGCCCTCCGTAGCGGCGAGCGCCGGCCGCGACCGATACCCGAGCCCGGACCTGCATCGAGTCCCGAGGTGAAGCGCGCACTCGCGTCGCGGAACGATCCGCTTTCCGGCTTCTGGCTGGGCGACCGGGACGAAACCGCCGCGTACGAGGGCCACCGGCTGCTGATCATCGACGCGGAGGACGCCTTCACCGCGATGGGCGGGCAACTGCTGCGGGCGCTGGGATTCGAGGTCACGGTCCGCCGGTTCGACCAGCCGTACGATCTGTCCGGCTACGACCTGGTGGTGGTCGGGCCCGGCCCCGGTGACCCCCGTGCGACGGCCGATCCGAAGATCGTCCACCTTCGCCGGGTCACCGAGGACCTGCTGGCCGGTGACCAGCCCTTCCTGTCCATCTGCCTGAGCCACCAGGTGCTCAGTTCGGCGCTGGGGCTGCCCTTGATCCGACGGCCCGATCCGAACCAGGGCGTCCGGCGCCGGATCGACCTGTTCGGCCGGGACGAGTCGGTGTTCTTCTACAACACCTTCACCGCGCACACGCGCGGCGAACCGATGACGGCCCGTGGCAGGCAGGTGGAGATCTGTCATGACGCCGGGACAGGTGAGGTCCATGCCCTGCGCGGTAACGGGTTCGCCTCGGTGCAGTTCCATCCGGCCTCGGTGATGACCCGCGACGGGCAGGGCATCGTCGAGCGGATGGTCGCCGTCGCCCTGCGCGAGCTGGACACGGTGTCATGA
- a CDS encoding isochorismatase family protein, whose translation MAVSRLPTASYPMPAEHELPENTARWTLDPSRAALLIHDLQHYFLRPFGEPLLTDLLRNVEALRNRCARTGVPAYYTLQPGSMTPRQRGLLADFWGPGMRSSPEDRRVPGRLAPGQGDTVFTKWKASAFVRTDLLRTLERSGRDQLLVCGVYGHVGILMTANDAFANDVQTFLAGDAIADFSLEHHRMTLDYAAKRCAVVESTRTILSTLAAATAAAR comes from the coding sequence GTGGCCGTCTCTCGTTTGCCGACGGCGTCGTATCCGATGCCCGCGGAGCACGAGTTGCCCGAGAACACCGCGCGGTGGACCCTCGATCCGAGCCGCGCCGCTCTCCTCATCCATGACCTGCAGCACTACTTCCTCCGGCCGTTCGGCGAACCACTGCTGACGGACCTGCTCCGGAACGTCGAGGCGCTGAGGAATCGGTGCGCCCGAACGGGTGTGCCGGCCTACTACACCTTGCAACCCGGCTCCATGACACCGCGGCAGCGCGGCCTGCTCGCCGATTTCTGGGGACCCGGCATGCGGTCCTCCCCGGAGGACCGGCGCGTTCCCGGCCGGCTCGCCCCCGGCCAGGGCGACACCGTCTTCACCAAATGGAAGGCGAGCGCCTTCGTCCGCACCGACCTGTTGCGGACGCTGGAACGCAGCGGCCGAGACCAACTCCTCGTCTGCGGCGTGTACGGCCACGTCGGCATCCTCATGACGGCCAACGACGCTTTCGCGAACGACGTCCAGACCTTTCTGGCCGGCGACGCCATCGCCGACTTCTCCCTGGAACACCACCGGATGACGCTGGACTACGCGGCGAAGCGGTGCGCGGTGGTCGAGTCGACCAGGACGATCCTCAGCACCCTCGCGGCGGCCACGGCAGCAGCGCGATGA
- a CDS encoding 2,3-dihydro-2,3-dihydroxybenzoate dehydrogenase yields MNGIENRKVALITGAAGGIGAQIARGIAARDIPVALLDRQVTPLRELADELGATGLPALPIPVDVTSAGEVEAAVEKVEADLGPIEYLVNAAGVLRVGTVDELSDNDWTTTLGVNAGGVFHVSRAVTRRMIPRRRGAVVTVASNAASTARFGMSAYAASKAAATAFTACLGLELAGYGIRCNTVAPGSTGTRMLTELYEGVPEAETVAERTSVVGAPESFRVGIPLGKIASPGDVSEAVLFLLSDGAGHITMQTLTVDGGATLGV; encoded by the coding sequence ATGAACGGCATCGAAAACAGGAAGGTCGCGCTGATCACCGGGGCCGCGGGTGGGATCGGCGCCCAGATCGCGCGTGGTATCGCCGCCCGCGACATCCCGGTCGCCCTGCTGGATCGTCAGGTCACCCCGTTGCGTGAGCTCGCCGACGAACTCGGCGCCACCGGTCTCCCGGCGCTGCCGATTCCGGTGGACGTGACCTCCGCCGGGGAAGTCGAGGCGGCGGTGGAGAAGGTCGAGGCGGACCTCGGGCCGATCGAGTACCTCGTCAACGCCGCGGGCGTCCTGCGGGTGGGCACCGTCGACGAGCTGAGCGACAACGATTGGACCACCACGCTCGGGGTGAACGCCGGTGGCGTTTTCCACGTCAGCCGCGCGGTCACCCGGCGGATGATCCCGCGCCGCCGTGGCGCGGTGGTCACGGTGGCGTCGAATGCCGCGAGCACGGCGAGGTTCGGTATGTCCGCCTACGCGGCTTCCAAGGCCGCGGCGACGGCTTTCACGGCCTGCCTCGGCTTGGAACTGGCCGGGTACGGCATCCGCTGCAACACCGTCGCGCCGGGCTCGACGGGAACGCGGATGCTGACGGAGTTGTACGAAGGCGTGCCCGAGGCGGAGACCGTCGCCGAGCGGACCTCCGTCGTGGGCGCGCCGGAGTCGTTCCGGGTCGGCATCCCGCTCGGCAAGATCGCCAGCCCGGGCGATGTCTCGGAGGCCGTGCTCTTCCTGCTCTCGGACGGCGCGGGACACATCACCATGCAGACGCTCACCGTCGACGGCGGTGCCACGCTCGGCGTGTGA
- a CDS encoding amidohydrolase family protein has protein sequence MNSLLVTNGCVYPADEEDRVIPNGAVLAVDGRITAIGTVEEVGRAVAGLNPGVREQLRTVDASGHMVLPGLVNGHWHEMFGMRMMMGGATRPPSDREDVVDFMGGGGSMHRISRAFDSFDRLIDGMRPDEAEAIARYSMWTQLRSGVTTLGDVGSLNRPTSLVAAARSLGIRCVVGTWACDAICAPGETGFRRTKDTDAVLAGVEALIRECAGDDSGLIRCRPSVVYVTNMTDELGAGIARLVDDHELPFATHVGALRNEPELLRAYYGDTGVRRLADLGLVTERLTAVHTAFVDDEERSLLIEAGAHISFSPAKYGMTGETTITETRVVPELRRAGLGVSLSTDGMALAGPGMVEAMRAVWQSFNEMYGDQTEVLPSDALAMATRIGAAGLGWEDIGSLAPGKRADLVLVRTDDWRYLLNTRPLEAFLALGCSSDVDTVVVGGQLLVEGGRGVRVDEAELEKSYLEALSSFSTRCLRVPRSKVDRILTGVAR, from the coding sequence GTGAACTCGCTCCTGGTCACGAACGGGTGCGTCTATCCGGCGGACGAGGAGGACAGGGTCATCCCGAACGGCGCGGTGCTGGCCGTGGACGGCCGGATCACGGCGATCGGAACGGTCGAGGAGGTCGGCCGGGCGGTCGCCGGGCTGAATCCGGGCGTTCGCGAACAGCTGCGGACCGTCGACGCGTCCGGCCACATGGTGCTGCCGGGGCTGGTCAACGGGCATTGGCACGAGATGTTCGGGATGCGGATGATGATGGGGGGAGCGACACGCCCGCCCTCGGACCGTGAGGACGTCGTCGACTTCATGGGCGGCGGCGGGTCGATGCATCGGATTTCGCGCGCTTTCGACTCGTTCGATCGGCTGATCGACGGTATGCGCCCGGACGAAGCGGAGGCGATCGCCCGTTACTCGATGTGGACGCAGTTACGTAGTGGTGTGACCACTCTCGGGGACGTGGGCTCGCTCAACCGGCCGACTTCGCTGGTCGCCGCCGCGCGCTCGCTCGGGATCCGTTGTGTCGTCGGTACTTGGGCGTGCGACGCGATCTGCGCTCCCGGCGAGACCGGGTTCCGCCGGACCAAGGACACCGACGCCGTGCTGGCCGGGGTGGAGGCGCTGATACGGGAATGCGCGGGCGACGACAGCGGGTTGATCCGGTGCCGTCCCAGCGTCGTGTACGTCACGAACATGACGGACGAACTCGGCGCGGGTATCGCGCGGCTGGTCGACGACCACGAACTGCCGTTCGCCACCCACGTCGGCGCGCTACGCAACGAACCCGAGCTGCTCCGCGCCTACTACGGGGACACGGGGGTGCGACGGCTCGCCGATCTCGGCCTGGTCACCGAACGGCTCACGGCGGTGCACACCGCTTTCGTGGACGACGAAGAACGCTCGCTGCTGATCGAGGCAGGCGCGCACATCAGCTTCTCGCCGGCGAAGTACGGCATGACCGGGGAAACGACGATCACCGAAACGCGCGTCGTCCCGGAGCTGCGCCGGGCCGGCCTCGGGGTTTCCTTGTCCACCGACGGAATGGCCTTGGCCGGGCCGGGAATGGTCGAGGCGATGCGCGCGGTCTGGCAGTCCTTCAACGAAATGTACGGGGACCAGACCGAGGTTCTGCCGTCCGACGCACTGGCGATGGCGACGAGGATCGGGGCGGCGGGCCTTGGCTGGGAGGACATCGGCAGCCTGGCTCCCGGCAAGCGGGCCGACCTGGTGCTCGTCCGCACCGACGACTGGCGCTACCTGCTGAACACACGGCCGTTGGAGGCGTTTCTCGCGCTCGGCTGTTCGTCCGATGTGGACACTGTGGTGGTCGGCGGGCAGCTGCTCGTCGAAGGAGGCCGCGGCGTCCGGGTGGACGAGGCGGAATTGGAAAAGTCCTATCTCGAAGCGCTTTCTTCGTTCAGCACGCGTTGCCTGCGTGTCCCGCGAAGCAAAGTGGACCGGATACTGACGGGGGTCGCTCGATGA
- a CDS encoding phosphopantetheine-binding protein has protein sequence MTDEELRAAIAEHSAVPAEAITPDANLVQLGISSLEIMRLVTRWRRDGLAVSFETLVAAPTLGAWAAHFEEIETRAER, from the coding sequence ATGACCGACGAGGAACTTCGTGCCGCGATCGCGGAGCACTCGGCCGTACCCGCCGAGGCGATCACGCCCGACGCCAACCTGGTCCAGCTCGGGATCAGCTCACTGGAGATCATGCGGCTGGTCACGAGATGGCGGCGAGACGGACTGGCGGTGTCCTTCGAGACGCTGGTCGCCGCGCCGACGCTCGGGGCGTGGGCCGCCCATTTCGAGGAGATCGAGACGAGGGCGGAGCGGTGA